Sequence from the Sphingomicrobium clamense genome:
ATATAAGGACGCCAACGAGGCCGAGCGTGCCTGCCGTCTGTGCAATTCGGGCATGATGGCGGTCGAGAGCGCTTCGTTGTGGGGCTGGCTCGACCGTGTCGGGAACGACAATGCCGCAGGCGAGTATTATCTGCCCGACGTCGTGATGCTGGCGCAGAAGGACGGGCGCACGCCGGTGGCGGTGGAGGCGGATCCTGTCGAGACGACGGGCATCAACAGCCGCATCGAGCTGGCCGAGGCCGAAGCGCAGTTCCAGCAGCTGGCGCGCGAGGATGCGATGGCGGCGGGGGTGACCTTGCGCGATCCTGCGAGCGTCTTCTTCAGCCATGACACCAAGCTGGCGCCCGACGTCATCGTCGAGCCCAACGTCGTCTTCGGCCCGGGCGTGAGCGTGGGAGCGGGCAGCCGCATTCGTGCCTTCTCGCACCTCGAGGGGGCGAGCGTCGGCGAGGGCTGCGAAGTCGGACCCTATGCGCGCCTGCGCCCCGGTGCGGTGATGGAGACCGGCTCCAAGGTCGGCAATTTCGTCGAGATGAAGAAGGCGACGCTGGGCGAGGGGGCGAAGGCCAATCACCTGACCTATCTGGGCGATGCGACGGTGGGTGCCGGCGCGAATATCGGCGCGGGCACGATCACCTGCAACTATGACGGTTTTGGCAAATACAAGACCGAGATTGGCGAAGGCGCCTTCATCGGATCGAACAGCTCGCTTGTCGCGCCGGTCACGATCGGTAAAGGTGCCATCGTTGGCGCGGGCAGCGTCATTACGAAAAATGTGGACGAAGATTCGCTGGGCGTTGCGCGCGGCGATCAGCGCGGACTGGCCGGCTGGGCCGCCAAGTTCCGCGAGAAGATGAAGAAAGAGTAGCGTACATGTGTGGGATCGTCGGGATTGTCGGCAAGGAACCGGTCGCCGAACGTCTGTTCGACGGGCTCAAGCGGCTCGAATATCGCGGTTATGACAGCGCGGGCATCTGCACGCTGACCGAGGACGGATTCGACCGTCGCCGGGCCGAGGGCAAGCTCAACAATTTGCGTGCCGAGCTCGACGCCAAGCCGCTGTCGGGCGACATCGGGATCGCGCATACGCGCTGGGCGACCCATGGTGCGCCGGTCGAAAAGAATGCGCACCCGCACATCGTCGGCAAGGTCGCGATCATCCACAACGGCATCATCGAGAATTTCAAGCCGTTGCGCGAAGAGCTCGCCGCTGAGGGGCGCGAGTTCCAGAGCGATACGGACAGCGAAGTGGTCGGCCACTTGGTCGACCGCGAGATCCAGGCGGGCAAATCGCCGCGCGATGCGGTCGCCGCTGTCCTCAGCCGCCTGCAGGGCGCGTTCGGCATGGCGTTCCTGTTCCTCGACCATCCCGATCTGATCATCGGTGCGCGCCACGGCTCGCCGCTCACGGTCGGTTTTGGCGAAGGCGAGAATTATCTCGGGTCGGACGCGATCGCGCTTGCGCCGCTGTCGCAGCGCATCGCCTATCTCGATGATGGCGACTGGGTTGTGCTGACCCCCGATGCCGTCGAGATTTACGACAAGGACAATGAGCGCGTCGAGCGCGAGATCGTCAATTCGGGCGCCAGCGCCGCGGCGGTCGAAAAGGGCAATTATCGCCACTACATGCAGAAGGAAATCTTCGAACAGCCGATCGTGGTCGCCCAGACCCTTCAAAGCTACGTTCGCCCGTTCGAGGGCAAGATCGCCTTGCCCGATATCGATCTCGATCTCGCCGGGGTCAATCGCGTGACGATCGTCGCGTGTGGGACCAGCTTCTACGCCGGGATGGTCGCCAAATACTGGATCGAGCAGTTCGCGCGCGTGCCGGTCGACATCGATGTCGCCTCCGAATTCCGCTATCGCGATCCGGTGATGGAAGATGGCGGGCTCGCGCTCTTCATCTCTCAGTCGGGCGAAACCGCCGACACGCTCGCGGCTCTGGCTTATGCCAAGGAGCAGAAGCAGGTCATCGCGGCCGTCATCAACGTTCCGACGTCGACCATGGCGCGCGAGGCGGACATCGTTCTGCCGACGCATGCCGGCCCCGAAATCGGTGTCGCCTCGACCAAGGCCTTCACTTGCCAGCTTGCCGTGCTCGCCGCGTTCGCCGCCAATCTCGCGCGTGCCAAGGGGAAGATGAGCGAAGAGGAGGAGGCCGACCTGGTCGCGCATCTTCGCGAAGTGCCCGAAACGCTCAACCAGGCGCTCGATCATGACGAGGATATCGCCTCAATGGCGCACCTCGTCGCCCCGGCGCGCGATGTGCTCTATCTCGGTCGCGGGCAGGACTATCCGCTGGCGATGGAAGGCGCGCTCAAGCTCAAGGAAATCAGCTACATCCACGCCGAAGGCTACGCCTCGGGCGAGATGAAGCACGGGCCGATCGCACTGATCGACGACAAGGTGCCGGTGATCGTGCTCGCGCCCTCGGGACCGCTGTTCGAGAAGACGGTCAGCAATATGCAGGAAGTCGCCGCGCGCGGTGGCAAGATCATCCTCATCTCCGACGCGAAAGGCATCGCGGAGGCCGGCGAAGGCTGCATGGCGACGATCGAGATGCCCGAGGCGCATCCGCTGATCCAGCCGATCGTCTATGCCGTCCCGGTGCAGCTGCTTGCCTATCACGTCGCGGTTGCCAAGGGCACCGACGTCGACCAGCCGCGCAACCTCGCCAAGTCGGTAACGGTCGAATAGGCTAGGCCGCGCCGGTTTCCTTCGCGCGCTCGATCAACAGGTCTCCCAGCCCCGTCATGACCGCCTTGATGTGCGGTTGGCGGCGGATACGGTCGTGCGTGATCAGCCAGGTGCGGTAGCCGCGCGGGTGGGGCGGGAAGAGCTGCACGAGGTCGGGAAAATGTGAAGCCGTCATCGTCGAGATGAAGGTGATGCCAAGCCCGGCGCGCGCCGCCGAAATCATGCCGGTCAGCGTATCGTAATGCAGGTCGGGTTCGACGCCCGGCGCGTATTTCTCGAGCCAGGCGTCGAAGATCCCCTCGATAGAGGCGCCGCCCCCGGAGATAAAATGGTGCCCCGCCAATTGCTTGAGCGTTTTGGGGCGCCCATGCTCGGCGGCATACTCCTCGCTGCAGTAGCAGGTCCAGGCATCGTCAAAGAGGTGTCGGACAACCAGCGCGTCGCCCTTGGGGTCCTTGGTGAATCGAAGCGCGACATCGGCCTCGCCCTTGGCGAGATCGCGATTGGTCTGGCTGTGATCGACCTCGATGCGAACGTCGGGATATTGGCGCCTGAACTTGGCGAGCAGCGGCGGCAGCACGATTTCAGCGTAAGTCTCGTTGGTGGTCAGGCGGACGACGCCGGCGACTTCGCGCGTCGCCGCATTGGCCTCGGCCTCGACCGCCGCCGCAGCCTTCGCCGTCGCGCGGGCCTTTTCGAGCAGGTCCTGTCCCGCCGAGGACAGGCGATAGCCTGACTGCCGCTTTTCAAAGAGTTCGAGGCCCAGCGCCGCCTCGAGCGCGGACACGCGACGCGCCACGGTGGTCTGGTTCGCGCCCAGCAGGCGTGCCGCCTTGAGCGTGCTGCCTTCGTCGGCAACCGCGAGGAAATATTTGACGTCGTTCCAGTCGAACATGGGTGTGAGCATAGCCTAAGCGATGCGCGATAGCTTCTGCAAATTTGCAGAATGAAAGCGCGTTCTTGTGGCTGCCGGGGGCGAAAATGTGCGCCTATTGAGAGGTTCGTCGAGACGCCGGACCTGCTCCGCGTCCACCCCAAGAACCGAAGAGGGACGAACCATGACCAAGACTTTCCTGACCGCCGCCGCATTGGCCTTTGCCACCCCGGCGTTTGCCGAACCCGTTACCGTCATCGTGCCGACCGCAGGCTATGACCTGTCGACGCCCGAGGGCCGCGCCGCGCTCTACGACCGCGCCGCCCGTCTCGCCGAGAAGGAATGCGGCGATGCGTCCGCATTCGACCTTAAGGGCAAGAAGGCGGTGCGCGAATGCCGTGAGACCGTGATGACCGCGGTTCAGCGCCACGCCGCCCAGTCGCGGCTCGTCGACGCCGCTCGCTGATCACGAACCCGCGCCGAGGGTCGCTGCCCAAGACGGGCGGCGGCCCTTGTTCGTAACTATCGCCGCCGCCATGCGTATGTAGAGGCAAGGAGGGCGGCGATGATCACGACCGAACCATATCGATTTACCGGTGCCGGCGGGATGACGCTCGACGGACGTCTCGAAAAGCCGCGTTACGGCACCCCGCGCGCGGTCGCCATTTTCGCGCATTGCTTCACGTGCGGGAAGGACAGTCGCGCGGCGACTTTCATCACGCGCGCGCTGGCGGCGCAGGGCATAATGGTATTGCGCTTCGACTTTGTCGGCCTGGGCGGCTCGGCGGGCGACCTGTCGGGTTTTGCCAGCCAGGTCGCCGATCTCGAGGCTGCAGCGAATGCGCTCGAGGCCGACGGGCACGCGCCCTCGCTGCTGATCGGGCACAGCCTGGGCGGCGCGGCGGTGATTGCGGCCGCGGGCCAGTGCGAGACGGTGCGCGCGGTGGCGACGATCGGCGCGCCGTCGGACACCGATCACGTGCTCACGCACTTGGGAGACAGTATTGAGGAGATCGAGGTCGAAGGCGAGGCGGTCGTCAAACTCGCGGGGCGCGATTTCTGCATCAAGAAGGACTTCATCGAGGATACGCGCGGGCAACGGCAGGAAGATGCGATCCGCAACCTTGGCAAACCGCTGCTCATTCTCCATTCGCCGACCGACGAAATCGTCTCGGTCGAGCATGCGCGCACGATCTACGAGACGGCGCGCCACCCCAAGAGCTTCATCGCGCTCGATGGCGCCAGTCATTTGCTCACCGATGACGAAAACGCCCATTATGCCGCCGACCTGATCGCGGCGTGGGGCTCGCGCTATGCCGAGGGCGATCGCGTGGAAGAGGAGGAGCGCCCGCTCGAGGGCGTGGTGCGCGTGACGACGGCTGGCGGCAAATTCGCGCAGCATGTGATG
This genomic interval carries:
- the glmU gene encoding bifunctional UDP-N-acetylglucosamine diphosphorylase/glucosamine-1-phosphate N-acetyltransferase GlmU, whose amino-acid sequence is MSFAVVILAAGQGSRMKSRTHKVLHPIADKPMLMHLLDTVEAMGSARNVVVVGQSREQVEGALADRDVAIAVQEEQKGTGHAVLMARDALADYSGPIVVLYGDVPFVGRKTLETMVARLGERDAPGVVVLASSPEDPKAYGRVILGEGDRIAKMVEYKDANEAERACRLCNSGMMAVESASLWGWLDRVGNDNAAGEYYLPDVVMLAQKDGRTPVAVEADPVETTGINSRIELAEAEAQFQQLAREDAMAAGVTLRDPASVFFSHDTKLAPDVIVEPNVVFGPGVSVGAGSRIRAFSHLEGASVGEGCEVGPYARLRPGAVMETGSKVGNFVEMKKATLGEGAKANHLTYLGDATVGAGANIGAGTITCNYDGFGKYKTEIGEGAFIGSNSSLVAPVTIGKGAIVGAGSVITKNVDEDSLGVARGDQRGLAGWAAKFREKMKKE
- the glmS gene encoding glutamine--fructose-6-phosphate transaminase (isomerizing); its protein translation is MCGIVGIVGKEPVAERLFDGLKRLEYRGYDSAGICTLTEDGFDRRRAEGKLNNLRAELDAKPLSGDIGIAHTRWATHGAPVEKNAHPHIVGKVAIIHNGIIENFKPLREELAAEGREFQSDTDSEVVGHLVDREIQAGKSPRDAVAAVLSRLQGAFGMAFLFLDHPDLIIGARHGSPLTVGFGEGENYLGSDAIALAPLSQRIAYLDDGDWVVLTPDAVEIYDKDNERVEREIVNSGASAAAVEKGNYRHYMQKEIFEQPIVVAQTLQSYVRPFEGKIALPDIDLDLAGVNRVTIVACGTSFYAGMVAKYWIEQFARVPVDIDVASEFRYRDPVMEDGGLALFISQSGETADTLAALAYAKEQKQVIAAVINVPTSTMAREADIVLPTHAGPEIGVASTKAFTCQLAVLAAFAANLARAKGKMSEEEEADLVAHLREVPETLNQALDHDEDIASMAHLVAPARDVLYLGRGQDYPLAMEGALKLKEISYIHAEGYASGEMKHGPIALIDDKVPVIVLAPSGPLFEKTVSNMQEVAARGGKIILISDAKGIAEAGEGCMATIEMPEAHPLIQPIVYAVPVQLLAYHVAVAKGTDVDQPRNLAKSVTVE
- a CDS encoding LysR family transcriptional regulator; protein product: MFDWNDVKYFLAVADEGSTLKAARLLGANQTTVARRVSALEAALGLELFEKRQSGYRLSSAGQDLLEKARATAKAAAAVEAEANAATREVAGVVRLTTNETYAEIVLPPLLAKFRRQYPDVRIEVDHSQTNRDLAKGEADVALRFTKDPKGDALVVRHLFDDAWTCYCSEEYAAEHGRPKTLKQLAGHHFISGGGASIEGIFDAWLEKYAPGVEPDLHYDTLTGMISAARAGLGITFISTMTASHFPDLVQLFPPHPRGYRTWLITHDRIRRQPHIKAVMTGLGDLLIERAKETGAA
- a CDS encoding UrcA family protein, whose product is MTKTFLTAAALAFATPAFAEPVTVIVPTAGYDLSTPEGRAALYDRAARLAEKECGDASAFDLKGKKAVRECRETVMTAVQRHAAQSRLVDAAR
- a CDS encoding bifunctional alpha/beta hydrolase/OsmC family protein is translated as MITTEPYRFTGAGGMTLDGRLEKPRYGTPRAVAIFAHCFTCGKDSRAATFITRALAAQGIMVLRFDFVGLGGSAGDLSGFASQVADLEAAANALEADGHAPSLLIGHSLGGAAVIAAAGQCETVRAVATIGAPSDTDHVLTHLGDSIEEIEVEGEAVVKLAGRDFCIKKDFIEDTRGQRQEDAIRNLGKPLLILHSPTDEIVSVEHARTIYETARHPKSFIALDGASHLLTDDENAHYAADLIAAWGSRYAEGDRVEEEERPLEGVVRVTTAGGKFAQHVMTGTHDFIADEPKSYGGEDDGPTPYDLLLASLGTCTSMTMKMYADRKGMKLDKVRIELEHSRDHAKDCADCDFENGKQIQAIDRAIELEGELSDEERAKLLEIADKCPVHRTLESELHIHTTEVK